A genomic window from Streptomyces sp. HUAS YS2 includes:
- a CDS encoding multicopper oxidase family protein: MLKALPAGLVAAPGGALVGRHATASPAPFPQPVVAASRPVLGWGPPMVDQTLDVRFTDVSVPGLGSVTTRTYNGTIPGPTLRVRAGHTLRLTHINGLPPNPPHTGESHEPHHANSFNLHTHGMHVSPSGNADNVLREFAPRTADEAAAGAAEPTYVTTVDVPADHPAGTYWYHPHLHGSTAEQIVGGMAGVIVVEGDVDDVPQIRAAADVVVCISELKIKDGRVPAFTSGRWVAGIPSTFTVNGAVNPTLTLRPGEVQRWRLVAATAFTALRLTITGDRGDLPMHQIAQDGVTFARPVALTEVGLVMGNRADVLVRGGTPGSYTLRAAGLPGPLMTIQVTGEPIEPPMELPVTLPQGRPFLDEREVADPDADREVVFHADSGVFTGAFPNAFRMLGTHATPAADPGGDLTHDKAYGLFDPDYTNHTLRLGTVERWTVRSDETVPAFNHPFHLHTNQILLTHRNGERLDPPVWHDTVGLAGGAPGQSVTFLVRYEDFSGRTVAHCHQLHHEDLGMMQTVEYVPGS, translated from the coding sequence GTGCTCAAGGCCCTCCCTGCCGGCCTCGTGGCGGCGCCCGGCGGGGCCCTGGTCGGGCGGCACGCGACGGCGTCGCCCGCGCCGTTTCCGCAGCCGGTCGTGGCGGCCTCGCGGCCGGTGCTCGGCTGGGGTCCACCCATGGTCGACCAGACCCTCGACGTCCGCTTCACCGACGTCTCCGTCCCGGGCCTCGGCTCCGTCACGACACGCACGTACAACGGCACGATCCCGGGGCCGACCCTGCGCGTGCGCGCCGGTCACACGCTGCGGCTTACGCACATCAACGGCCTGCCGCCCAACCCGCCCCACACCGGCGAATCCCACGAGCCGCACCACGCCAACAGCTTCAACCTGCACACCCACGGGATGCACGTCTCCCCGTCCGGGAACGCCGACAACGTCCTGCGCGAGTTCGCGCCCCGCACCGCCGACGAGGCCGCTGCGGGTGCCGCGGAGCCGACGTACGTCACGACCGTCGACGTCCCGGCCGACCACCCCGCCGGCACCTACTGGTACCACCCCCACCTGCACGGATCCACGGCCGAGCAGATCGTCGGGGGAATGGCCGGGGTGATCGTCGTCGAGGGCGACGTCGACGACGTCCCCCAGATCAGGGCCGCCGCCGACGTCGTCGTCTGCATCAGCGAACTCAAGATCAAGGACGGCAGGGTCCCCGCCTTCACCTCGGGCCGCTGGGTGGCCGGCATCCCGTCCACCTTCACAGTCAACGGCGCCGTCAACCCCACCCTCACGCTGCGCCCGGGGGAGGTCCAGCGCTGGCGACTGGTCGCCGCGACGGCCTTCACAGCCCTCCGGCTCACGATCACCGGAGACCGCGGCGATCTGCCCATGCATCAGATCGCCCAGGACGGCGTCACCTTCGCGCGGCCGGTCGCCCTGACGGAGGTGGGGCTGGTCATGGGCAACCGCGCCGACGTCCTGGTCCGGGGCGGCACACCCGGCAGCTACACACTGCGGGCGGCCGGGCTGCCCGGGCCGCTGATGACGATCCAGGTGACGGGCGAGCCCATCGAACCGCCGATGGAGCTGCCGGTCACCCTGCCGCAGGGAAGGCCGTTCCTGGACGAGCGGGAGGTCGCCGACCCCGACGCGGACCGGGAGGTCGTCTTCCACGCCGACTCCGGCGTCTTCACCGGGGCGTTCCCCAACGCCTTCCGGATGCTGGGCACCCACGCGACCCCCGCGGCCGACCCGGGCGGCGACCTCACCCACGACAAGGCCTACGGCCTCTTCGACCCCGACTACACGAATCACACCCTGCGCCTCGGCACGGTCGAACGATGGACCGTCCGCAGCGACGAGACCGTGCCGGCGTTCAACCACCCCTTCCACCTGCACACCAACCAGATCCTCCTCACCCACCGGAACGGCGAGCGGCTCGATCCGCCCGTCTGGCACGACACCGTCGGCCTGGCCGGTGGCGCACCCGGTCAGTCCGTCACCTTCCTGGTCAGGTACGAGGACTTCAGCGGCCGCACCGTTGCCCACTGCCACCAGCTCCATCACGAGGACCTCGGCATGATGCAGACCGTCGAGTACGTCCCGGGCTCGTAG
- a CDS encoding response regulator transcription factor: MSERTAPGSGARVLVVDDDPTVAEVVTGYLERAGFAVEHAADGSDGLRRAEERWPDLVVLDLMLPGLDGLEVCRRLRGHGPVPVIMLTARGDEEDRITGLEVGADDYVTKPFSPRELVLRVESVLRRSRAATAGEPPEMLRAGELTVDPATRRATRAGAELALTLREFDLLAHFLRHPGRAHSREDLMRRVWGWDFGDLSTVTVHVRRLRAKIEDDPARPALIQTVWGVGYRFEPHHAQERTV; encoded by the coding sequence ATGAGCGAGCGCACTGCCCCCGGAAGCGGGGCCCGGGTCCTGGTGGTGGACGACGACCCGACGGTCGCGGAGGTCGTCACCGGCTATCTGGAGCGGGCCGGTTTCGCCGTCGAGCACGCCGCCGACGGATCCGACGGCCTGCGCCGGGCGGAGGAGCGGTGGCCTGACCTCGTCGTGCTCGATCTGATGCTGCCCGGCCTGGACGGTCTGGAGGTCTGCCGGCGGCTGCGGGGGCACGGACCGGTGCCGGTGATCATGCTGACGGCGCGCGGTGACGAGGAGGACCGGATCACCGGCCTCGAAGTGGGCGCGGACGACTACGTCACCAAGCCGTTCAGCCCGCGTGAACTCGTGCTGCGCGTCGAGTCCGTTCTCCGCCGCAGCCGCGCGGCGACGGCCGGCGAGCCGCCGGAGATGCTGCGCGCCGGGGAGCTGACCGTCGACCCGGCGACCCGCAGGGCCACCCGAGCGGGCGCCGAACTCGCGCTCACGCTGCGGGAGTTCGACCTGCTGGCGCACTTCCTGAGGCATCCCGGCCGGGCGCACAGCCGGGAGGACCTGATGCGGCGGGTGTGGGGCTGGGACTTCGGCGACCTGTCCACCGTCACCGTGCACGTGCGGCGGCTGCGCGCCAAGATCGAGGACGATCCGGCCCGGCCCGCCCTGATCCAGACGGTCTGGGGCGTCGGCTACCGCTTCGAACCCCACCACGCGCAGGAGCGGACGGTATGA
- a CDS encoding sensor histidine kinase yields the protein MKDVLLIAAFALAGAAGAGLAGAVALRLVRHRSVALSLTVVAAVTVTAMLAGTLAVARAMFLSAHDLWVVTVVVAMAALVSLCTAVVLGRWVVARSRALARAARDFGDGGSFSAPDGAATAELAALTRELAATSAKLDASRRRERALEASRRELVAWISHDLRTPLAGLRAMAEALEDGMAADPARYHRQIRTEVERLTAMVGDLFELSRIHAGALILSPSRMSVYDLVGDALSGAAPLAHQQGVRLVGEEVEAVPVEVDGKEMTRVLANLLVNAIRHTPADGTVAVAAERRDGGVVVSVTDGCGGIPDEDLPRVFDTGWRGTEARTPPAGAGLGLAIVRGIVEAHAGRAEVCNVPGGCRFEVTLPAAAG from the coding sequence ATGAAGGACGTCCTCCTCATCGCCGCGTTCGCCCTCGCGGGCGCGGCCGGCGCCGGGCTCGCCGGTGCGGTCGCCCTGCGTCTCGTACGCCACCGTTCGGTCGCGCTGTCGCTCACCGTCGTCGCCGCCGTGACGGTGACGGCGATGCTCGCCGGGACGCTCGCCGTCGCCCGGGCGATGTTCCTGTCGGCGCACGACCTGTGGGTGGTGACCGTCGTCGTCGCGATGGCCGCCCTGGTGTCCCTGTGCACGGCTGTCGTCCTCGGCCGGTGGGTGGTGGCCCGCAGCCGTGCCCTCGCGCGGGCCGCGCGGGACTTCGGCGACGGCGGCAGCTTCTCCGCGCCCGACGGTGCCGCCACCGCCGAACTGGCCGCGCTCACCCGGGAACTGGCCGCCACCAGCGCCAAGCTCGACGCCTCACGCCGCCGCGAACGCGCCCTGGAGGCGTCCCGCCGGGAGCTCGTCGCCTGGATCTCGCACGACCTGCGCACCCCGCTCGCCGGGCTGCGGGCGATGGCGGAGGCCCTGGAGGACGGCATGGCCGCCGACCCCGCCCGCTACCACCGGCAGATCCGCACCGAGGTCGAGCGGCTCACCGCCATGGTCGGCGACCTGTTCGAACTCTCCCGCATCCACGCCGGGGCGCTGATCCTCAGCCCCAGCCGCATGTCCGTGTACGACCTGGTGGGCGATGCCCTGAGCGGCGCCGCCCCGCTCGCCCACCAGCAGGGTGTGAGACTCGTGGGGGAGGAGGTCGAGGCCGTGCCGGTCGAGGTGGACGGCAAGGAGATGACGCGCGTGCTCGCCAACCTCCTCGTGAACGCCATCCGCCACACCCCCGCCGACGGCACGGTCGCGGTGGCCGCCGAACGCCGGGACGGTGGCGTCGTCGTGTCCGTCACGGACGGCTGCGGCGGCATCCCGGACGAGGACCTGCCCAGGGTCTTCGACACGGGCTGGCGCGGCACCGAGGCCCGTACCCCGCCGGCTGGGGCCGGGCTCGGCCTCGCCATCGTCCGCGGCATCGTCGAGGCGCACGCCGGCCGGGCCGAGGTGTGCAACGTGCCCGGCGGCTGCCGCTTCGAGGTCACCCTGCCCGCGGCCGCCGGCTGA
- a CDS encoding cytosine permease yields MNTHRTTAEEQGSPAGRELDPEYEHSPVPAHSRKSLLTVSAVWFGFPMILTNAVPGGVVVALLGFWRGLAAIAVANLVMLLYVGILSHRAGTSGESFSLQATRTFGRTGYIIASAFLATIVVGWFAFNTGATGATLHQAFGWHEQFVALLAGLGFIALTYLGIKALSWLGAVAAPLFVIAGVTALVIAAKDHDLGAVFSYQGVGGDAALTFGAAVSMIMATFADSGTMTADFTRWSKNGRQAVLATVSAFPMASVIAQVTGGLVVAAGAVALPATAGGDFLPILTGEGSSLLNVLAAVFVFVNLGSVCSHCLYNGALGWSHLTGRTMRLMTVVLGVVGTLAALAGVWNHFLSWLVILSVFVPPLGGVLIADQFFARGGRGAMDRRPTEKVRTTAFLAWAIGAAGAGLAHWFAPQLSDAVTGLVVAVVAYAVLERLAPQRSQDRPAQDTAQVPAAG; encoded by the coding sequence ATGAACACACACCGCACCACGGCGGAGGAGCAGGGCTCCCCCGCGGGACGGGAACTCGACCCCGAGTACGAGCACAGCCCCGTCCCGGCGCACAGCCGCAAGTCGCTCCTGACGGTCTCGGCCGTCTGGTTCGGATTCCCCATGATCCTGACCAACGCCGTCCCCGGCGGCGTGGTCGTCGCCCTGCTCGGCTTCTGGCGAGGGCTGGCCGCCATCGCGGTCGCCAACCTCGTGATGCTCCTGTACGTCGGCATCCTCAGCCACCGTGCGGGTACCAGCGGCGAGAGCTTCTCGCTCCAGGCGACGCGGACCTTCGGCCGCACCGGCTACATCATCGCCTCCGCGTTCCTCGCCACCATCGTGGTCGGCTGGTTCGCGTTCAACACCGGCGCCACCGGCGCCACCCTGCACCAGGCCTTCGGCTGGCACGAGCAGTTCGTCGCGCTCCTGGCCGGACTGGGCTTCATAGCCCTGACGTACCTGGGCATCAAGGCGCTGTCCTGGCTGGGCGCGGTCGCCGCCCCGCTCTTCGTGATCGCGGGCGTCACCGCCCTGGTCATCGCCGCGAAGGACCACGACCTGGGCGCGGTCTTCTCGTACCAGGGCGTCGGTGGCGACGCCGCCCTCACCTTCGGTGCCGCGGTCTCCATGATCATGGCGACCTTCGCCGACTCGGGCACGATGACGGCCGACTTCACCCGCTGGTCGAAGAACGGCCGGCAGGCCGTCCTCGCCACGGTCAGCGCCTTCCCGATGGCCAGCGTGATCGCACAGGTCACGGGTGGTCTGGTGGTGGCGGCGGGCGCGGTCGCCCTGCCCGCCACGGCCGGTGGCGACTTCCTGCCGATCCTCACCGGTGAGGGCTCGTCGCTCCTCAACGTGCTCGCGGCGGTCTTCGTCTTCGTCAACCTCGGCTCGGTGTGCAGCCACTGCCTGTACAACGGTGCCCTGGGCTGGTCCCACCTGACGGGCCGGACGATGCGGCTGATGACGGTCGTCCTCGGTGTCGTCGGCACGCTCGCCGCGCTCGCCGGCGTCTGGAACCACTTCCTGAGCTGGCTGGTGATCCTGAGCGTCTTCGTCCCGCCGCTCGGCGGCGTGCTCATCGCCGACCAGTTCTTCGCCCGCGGCGGCCGGGGCGCCATGGACCGCCGTCCCACCGAGAAGGTGCGGACCACGGCCTTCCTCGCCTGGGCGATCGGCGCGGCGGGCGCGGGCCTGGCCCACTGGTTCGCCCCGCAGCTCTCCGACGCGGTCACCGGCCTCGTCGTCGCGGTGGTCGCCTACGCCGTACTGGAACGGCTCGCGCCCCAGCGGTCCCAGGACCGGCCGGCCCAGGACACCGCACAGGTCCCGGCCGCCGGATAG
- a CDS encoding class I SAM-dependent methyltransferase has translation MSVRTAWRADPYADALRTGQGPLFLRRDDGWLLPLEVERWCEAPDRADRSVLDRCRGAVLDVGCGPGRLVAALAAEGRRALGVDISPEAVARTLGLGGSALCRSVFDPLPGEGRWDTALLIDGNIGIGGDPVALLRRLRRVVSRSGRVIAECAPADVDERCEVRVDDGRGGRGERFPWARVGVPALTAHAAAAGWTVSERWSLWGRHFVTLARQSSSAPR, from the coding sequence GTGAGCGTGAGAACGGCCTGGCGCGCCGACCCGTACGCCGACGCCCTGCGCACGGGGCAGGGCCCGCTCTTCCTGCGCCGTGACGACGGATGGCTGCTGCCGCTGGAGGTCGAGCGCTGGTGCGAGGCGCCCGACCGCGCGGACCGGTCCGTCCTGGACCGCTGCCGCGGCGCGGTCCTGGACGTCGGCTGCGGCCCGGGGCGGCTCGTCGCCGCGCTCGCCGCCGAGGGGCGCCGCGCGCTGGGCGTCGACATCAGCCCGGAGGCGGTCGCCCGCACCCTTGGGCTCGGCGGGTCGGCGCTGTGCCGGTCCGTCTTCGACCCCCTGCCCGGTGAGGGGCGTTGGGACACGGCGCTGCTCATCGACGGCAACATAGGGATCGGCGGGGACCCGGTCGCTCTGCTGCGCCGGTTGCGGCGGGTCGTGTCACGCTCCGGCCGGGTCATCGCCGAATGCGCGCCCGCGGACGTCGACGAGCGGTGCGAGGTACGGGTGGACGACGGTCGGGGCGGGCGGGGCGAACGGTTCCCGTGGGCCCGCGTCGGGGTGCCCGCGCTGACCGCGCACGCGGCCGCCGCGGGCTGGACGGTGTCCGAGCGGTGGAGCCTGTGGGGCCGTCACTTCGTGACCCTGGCCCGTCAGTCGTCGTCCGCTCCCCGCTGA
- a CDS encoding NAD-dependent epimerase/dehydratase family protein produces MRVLVTGGAGFIGSHIVRSLAEAGHEPVVLDALLPSAHATAPEPPAAEFLRGDVRDAASVRAALRGVDAVCHQAAMVGLGKDFADAPAYVGCNDLGTAVLLAGTAEAGVRRLVLAGSMVVYGEGRYACPRHALVRPGPRLPEDLSAGRFEPHCPACGAELAPGLVGEDAPADPRNVYATTKLAQEHLAASWARSTGGTAVSLRYHNVYGPGMPRDTPYAGVASLFRSALARGEAPRVFEDGGQRRDFVHVRDVAAANVLTLEAAGALPPGALTAYNTGSGDPHTVGEMATALARAHGGPLPVTTGEFRLGDVRHITADSSRLRRDLGWRPETGFAEGMAEFARAGQRASATPGG; encoded by the coding sequence ATGCGTGTACTCGTCACAGGAGGAGCCGGGTTCATCGGCTCGCACATCGTCAGGTCGCTCGCCGAGGCCGGTCACGAGCCGGTCGTACTGGACGCGCTGCTGCCCAGCGCGCACGCCACCGCCCCGGAGCCGCCCGCGGCGGAGTTCCTGCGGGGGGACGTCCGGGACGCGGCGAGCGTACGGGCGGCGCTGCGCGGGGTCGACGCGGTCTGCCACCAGGCCGCCATGGTCGGCCTGGGGAAGGACTTCGCCGACGCCCCCGCGTACGTGGGCTGCAACGACCTGGGCACGGCCGTCCTGCTGGCCGGGACGGCGGAGGCCGGGGTGCGGCGGCTCGTCCTCGCCGGGTCGATGGTGGTGTACGGGGAGGGCCGGTACGCGTGTCCCCGGCACGCTCTCGTGCGGCCGGGCCCGCGCCTCCCCGAGGACCTCTCGGCGGGCCGGTTCGAACCGCACTGCCCGGCGTGCGGCGCCGAACTCGCGCCCGGTCTCGTCGGCGAGGACGCGCCGGCCGACCCGCGCAACGTCTACGCCACGACCAAGCTCGCCCAGGAGCATCTGGCCGCCTCGTGGGCCAGGTCGACCGGTGGTACGGCGGTGTCGCTGCGGTACCACAACGTGTACGGGCCGGGCATGCCCCGGGACACCCCGTACGCCGGGGTGGCCTCCCTGTTCCGCTCCGCTCTCGCCCGGGGCGAGGCCCCGCGCGTCTTCGAGGACGGCGGCCAGCGCCGTGACTTCGTCCACGTACGCGACGTGGCGGCGGCGAACGTCCTGACGCTGGAGGCCGCCGGCGCACTGCCGCCCGGCGCGCTGACCGCGTACAACACCGGCAGCGGCGATCCGCACACCGTGGGCGAGATGGCGACGGCCCTGGCACGGGCGCACGGCGGTCCGCTGCCGGTGACGACGGGCGAGTTCAGGCTCGGGGACGTCCGGCACATCACCGCGGACTCGTCACGGCTGCGCCGCGACCTCGGCTGGCGCCCGGAGACCGGATTCGCGGAGGGCATGGCGGAGTTCGCCCGGGCGGGACAGCGGGCGTCCGCGACTCCGGGCGGCTGA
- a CDS encoding glycosyltransferase family 2 protein: MTVDVVLPCLDEAEALPWVLARVPAGWRAIVVDNGSSDGSAALAADLGATVVHEPRRGFGAACHAGLTAADAEFVCFCDCDASLDPGLLPGLALSVADGSADLVLGRRRPTGRGAWPAHARAGNLALSWLVRRRTGLLLHDLGPMRVARREALLELGLSDRRSGYPLQMVVRAADAGWRVRETDVPYRPRAGRSKVTGTWKGTWQAVHDMRRVLDEPAASGGGDR; encoded by the coding sequence ATGACCGTAGATGTCGTCCTTCCCTGTCTCGACGAGGCCGAGGCCCTGCCGTGGGTGCTGGCCCGCGTCCCCGCCGGGTGGCGGGCCATCGTCGTGGACAACGGCTCCAGCGACGGGTCGGCCGCGCTCGCGGCCGACCTCGGCGCCACCGTCGTGCACGAGCCCCGGCGCGGCTTCGGCGCCGCCTGCCACGCCGGGCTGACCGCCGCGGACGCCGAGTTCGTCTGCTTCTGCGACTGCGACGCCTCCCTCGACCCCGGCCTGCTGCCCGGCCTCGCGCTGTCGGTGGCCGACGGGTCCGCCGATCTCGTCCTGGGGCGCCGCCGCCCCACCGGGCGGGGCGCCTGGCCCGCCCATGCCCGGGCCGGCAACCTCGCGCTGTCGTGGCTGGTGCGCCGGCGAACCGGGCTGCTGCTGCACGACCTCGGGCCGATGCGGGTGGCCCGCCGCGAGGCGCTCCTCGAACTCGGCCTGTCCGACCGGCGCAGCGGCTATCCGCTCCAGATGGTGGTCAGGGCCGCCGACGCGGGGTGGCGGGTGCGCGAGACCGACGTGCCCTACCGGCCCCGGGCGGGCCGGTCCAAGGTCACCGGCACGTGGAAGGGCACGTGGCAGGCCGTGCACGACATGCGGCGAGTCCTCGACGAGCCGGCGGCGAGCGGCGGTGGCGACCGGTGA
- a CDS encoding DUF1116 domain-containing protein produces the protein MSTETTELTPAARLFASDLSVVNVGLAMFDADITAQNAEVSTLEWTPPGGGNPEAARALDALERPELAARIEAANAEAVERIMAARPMLIGFGRALDVVPGMTPTTILHSGPPIAWEDMNGPMKGAVTGAIVFEGLAEDLDEAAEVAASGRITFKPCHEADSVGSMAGVTSASMYLHIVKNETHGNVAYTNLSEQMAKILRMGANDQSVIDRLVWMRDVFGPMLKEAVEFTGPVDLRLLLSQALHMGDECHNRNGAGTLLLFQALAPGLLQSSFTTEQKKEVFDFVASSDYFSGPTWMAMAKAALDAANGVPDSTIVTTMARNGVEFGIRVAGLPGQWFTGPAQKVVGPMFAGYKPEDSGLDIGDSAITETYGFGGFAMSAAPAIVALVGGTVAEAMGYTRDMGEITTAQNPNVTIPALDFQGLPTGIDVRKVIDTGILPIINTAIAHKEAGIGMIGAGITHPPAEAFTKAATALAAALA, from the coding sequence CATCACGGCCCAGAACGCCGAGGTCTCCACCCTGGAGTGGACCCCGCCCGGCGGCGGCAACCCGGAGGCGGCCCGCGCCCTCGACGCGCTGGAGCGCCCCGAGCTCGCCGCGCGGATCGAGGCCGCCAACGCCGAGGCCGTCGAGCGCATCATGGCCGCCCGCCCGATGCTGATCGGCTTCGGCCGGGCCCTCGACGTGGTCCCCGGCATGACCCCGACCACGATCCTCCACTCGGGTCCGCCCATCGCCTGGGAGGACATGAACGGTCCGATGAAGGGCGCCGTCACCGGCGCGATCGTCTTCGAGGGCCTGGCCGAGGACCTCGACGAGGCCGCCGAGGTCGCGGCCTCCGGCCGGATCACCTTCAAGCCGTGTCACGAGGCGGACTCGGTCGGCTCGATGGCCGGTGTCACCTCAGCGTCGATGTACCTGCACATCGTGAAGAACGAGACGCACGGCAACGTCGCGTACACCAACCTGTCCGAGCAGATGGCGAAGATCCTGCGGATGGGCGCCAACGACCAGAGCGTGATCGACCGCCTGGTGTGGATGCGGGACGTCTTCGGCCCGATGCTCAAGGAGGCCGTCGAGTTCACCGGCCCCGTCGACCTGCGCCTGCTGCTGTCCCAGGCGCTCCACATGGGCGACGAGTGCCACAACCGCAACGGCGCCGGCACGCTGCTGCTCTTCCAGGCGCTCGCGCCGGGTCTGCTCCAGTCGTCCTTCACGACCGAGCAGAAGAAGGAGGTCTTCGACTTCGTCGCGTCCTCCGACTACTTCTCCGGCCCGACGTGGATGGCGATGGCCAAGGCCGCGCTGGACGCCGCCAACGGCGTGCCGGACTCCACGATCGTCACCACGATGGCCCGCAACGGCGTCGAGTTCGGCATCCGCGTCGCCGGCCTGCCCGGACAGTGGTTCACCGGCCCCGCGCAGAAGGTCGTCGGCCCGATGTTCGCCGGGTACAAGCCGGAGGACTCCGGCCTCGACATCGGCGACAGCGCGATCACCGAGACGTACGGCTTCGGCGGCTTCGCCATGTCGGCGGCGCCCGCCATCGTCGCCCTGGTCGGCGGCACCGTGGCCGAGGCCATGGGCTACACCCGCGACATGGGCGAGATCACCACGGCGCAGAACCCCAACGTCACCATCCCGGCCCTCGACTTCCAGGGCCTGCCCACCGGCATCGACGTCCGCAAGGTCATCGACACCGGGATCCTGCCGATCATCAACACGGCCATCGCCCACAAGGAGGCCGGCATCGGAATGATCGGCGCCGGCATCACCCACCCGCCGGCCGAGGCCTTCACCAAGGCTGCCACCGCCCTCGCCGCCGCTCTCGCCTGA
- a CDS encoding TIGR04282 family arsenosugar biosynthesis glycosyltransferase, with protein sequence MTTLLVIAKEPRPGRVKTRLTPPFRPEEAAALAEAALADTLATAVRVPADRHVLVLDGRPGPWLPPEFRTVPQAEGGLDVRLAAAFAACDGPTLLIGMDTPQITPALLTPALRWDAYDAWFGPAADGGFWALGLAAPDPALLLGVPMSRPDTGAVQHRRLRAAGLRIGTLAVLRDVDTAEDARRVADLAPGTRFAALHAALTGTAAGAGA encoded by the coding sequence GTGACCACCCTCCTCGTCATCGCCAAGGAGCCCCGGCCCGGTCGGGTCAAGACCCGGCTCACGCCCCCTTTCCGGCCCGAGGAGGCCGCCGCCCTCGCGGAGGCGGCCCTCGCCGACACGCTCGCAACGGCCGTCCGCGTACCGGCGGACCGGCATGTCCTCGTCCTCGACGGGCGGCCCGGGCCCTGGCTGCCACCGGAATTCCGTACCGTCCCCCAGGCGGAGGGCGGGCTCGACGTACGGCTCGCCGCCGCGTTCGCCGCCTGCGACGGTCCGACGCTGCTCATCGGCATGGACACCCCGCAGATCACCCCCGCCCTGCTGACCCCGGCCCTGCGTTGGGATGCGTACGACGCCTGGTTCGGCCCCGCGGCGGACGGCGGCTTCTGGGCCCTCGGCCTGGCCGCCCCCGACCCCGCCCTGCTGCTGGGTGTTCCGATGTCGCGCCCCGACACCGGCGCCGTCCAGCACCGACGGCTGCGCGCGGCCGGGCTGCGGATCGGCACCCTGGCCGTCCTGCGCGACGTGGACACCGCCGAGGACGCCCGCCGAGTGGCGGACCTGGCGCCCGGCACCCGCTTCGCGGCGCTGCACGCGGCCCTGACGGGCACGGCGGCGGGAGCGGGGGCGTGA
- a CDS encoding DM13 domain-containing protein: MGRFRTERRWRAAAVVAAVVVAAGLVWFKPWALWVDETVHEALPAAQATPTPGSPTSAMPSSAATPSTAPSGPVTVARGSFISHEHATTGTVKIVRLADGGHTLRLEGLDTSNGPDLRVWLSDAPVKAGTAGWRVFDEGKYVNLAKLKGNKGDQNYALPADVDWAAYPSVSIWCDRFDVSFGAARLVRT; this comes from the coding sequence GTGGGGCGTTTCAGGACCGAGCGGCGATGGAGGGCGGCGGCGGTTGTCGCCGCGGTGGTCGTCGCGGCCGGGCTGGTGTGGTTCAAGCCGTGGGCGCTGTGGGTGGACGAGACCGTGCACGAGGCGCTGCCCGCAGCGCAGGCCACGCCGACGCCCGGGAGCCCGACCTCCGCGATGCCGTCATCCGCCGCCACGCCGTCCACCGCGCCGAGCGGGCCCGTCACCGTCGCGCGGGGCTCCTTCATCAGCCACGAGCACGCCACGACCGGCACGGTGAAGATCGTCCGGCTCGCGGACGGCGGCCACACGCTCCGCCTCGAAGGGCTGGACACGAGCAACGGCCCCGACCTCCGCGTGTGGTTGAGCGACGCACCGGTCAAGGCGGGCACGGCCGGCTGGCGTGTGTTCGACGAGGGCAAGTACGTCAACCTCGCCAAGCTCAAGGGGAACAAGGGCGACCAGAACTACGCACTGCCGGCCGACGTCGACTGGGCGGCCTACCCGAGCGTGAGCATCTGGTGCGACCGCTTCGACGTCTCCTTCGGAGCCGCACGGCTCGTCCGTACCTGA